A part of Terriglobia bacterium genomic DNA contains:
- a CDS encoding VCBS repeat-containing protein, with amino-acid sequence MPDTIGSGACFFDFDGEGRPDLLLADGGGQGGLTLYRNLGNGRFSDVTQQAGFDPAFHALSCAAGDYDNDGFPDLAISGEVADGRVLVYHNERNGTFKDVTGELHITASGRVASLMWVDYDHDGDLDLYVTGSLYVSGRTASMLWRNNGNGTFTDVTAEIGLGGGGFAAVATDYNDDRAIDLLVTGSPTRIFNNPREGRWSGSEPWAAPMPATKGVAVLDYNKDGWMDLAFTHSAAPGLSLWRNVDGKRFEPVSLADLRWVRAWGVAAFDYDNDGWMDLVAVGETAPGRAEIRLLRNTGAAFVDVTAQVGLDKILLTNPRALAIADYDGDGDDDILITQAGGPPVLLRNDGGNKNSSVRVSLQGLNDNKSAIGCAWSRIWASRRAWRAPPLPTSPADCRRARGASASRPISRFTGTRFWWTGLRPEFACTQPTCRCWSSTRGFIPARRSRNTASATRPRRTIR; translated from the coding sequence TTGCCGGACACAATCGGCTCGGGCGCTTGTTTTTTCGACTTCGACGGCGAGGGGCGTCCTGATCTACTGCTCGCCGACGGTGGTGGGCAGGGCGGGCTGACGCTGTACCGCAATCTCGGTAACGGCCGTTTCTCCGACGTCACGCAGCAAGCGGGGTTCGATCCCGCGTTTCACGCGCTCAGTTGTGCTGCCGGTGATTACGACAACGATGGCTTCCCGGACCTCGCCATCTCAGGTGAGGTGGCGGATGGTCGCGTCCTCGTGTACCACAACGAGCGCAATGGCACTTTCAAGGACGTTACCGGCGAACTGCACATCACCGCCTCCGGCCGGGTCGCCAGCTTGATGTGGGTGGACTATGACCATGATGGCGACCTCGATCTATACGTTACCGGCAGTCTCTACGTCTCGGGCCGCACCGCTAGCATGCTGTGGCGTAACAACGGCAATGGCACATTCACCGATGTCACCGCAGAAATCGGTTTAGGTGGTGGCGGCTTCGCCGCCGTAGCCACCGATTACAACGACGATCGCGCAATCGATTTGCTCGTCACCGGTTCACCGACTCGCATTTTCAATAATCCACGTGAAGGCAGGTGGTCCGGGTCTGAGCCCTGGGCAGCTCCCATGCCTGCGACCAAAGGTGTCGCTGTACTCGATTACAACAAAGATGGATGGATGGACCTGGCCTTCACGCACAGCGCCGCGCCCGGGTTGAGCCTCTGGCGGAACGTGGATGGCAAGCGCTTTGAGCCGGTGTCGCTGGCCGATTTGCGCTGGGTCCGTGCCTGGGGCGTCGCCGCCTTCGATTACGACAACGACGGCTGGATGGACCTGGTCGCGGTCGGAGAAACCGCGCCGGGTCGCGCCGAAATCCGATTGCTGCGCAACACCGGCGCCGCGTTCGTGGACGTCACCGCGCAAGTCGGGCTCGACAAGATTCTGCTCACCAATCCCCGCGCGCTCGCCATCGCCGATTACGACGGCGACGGCGATGACGACATCCTGATCACGCAAGCAGGTGGCCCGCCGGTGCTATTGCGCAATGACGGCGGCAATAAGAATTCCTCGGTACGCGTCTCCCTCCAGGGATTGAACGACAACAAGAGCGCGATTGGGTGCGCGTGGTCGAGGATATGGGCTTCCCGGCGGGCCTGGCGCGCACCACCATTGCCGACCTCACCGGCAGATTGCCGCCGGGCACGCGGCGCATCCGCATCGCGACCAATCTCCAGATTTACTGGGACCAGGTTCTGGTGGACCGGACTGCGCCCGGAATTCGCGTGCACACAACCGACGTGCCGCTGCTGGAGTTCAACACGCGGTTTTATTCCGGCGAGGCGGAGTCGGAATACCGCTTCCGCTACACGACCGCGCCGCACGATCCGCTGA
- a CDS encoding sulfatase encodes MRAYIIGPLAVFPSMRFRQFTLISCLCCFAATAAWAGAEAKPNVLIVTIDTLRADHVGCYGYQQVRTPNIDSLASDGVLFRQAYTPVPITLPSHTVIFTGTYPMLSGMHDFSGNRLGAEQPTLASILHQNGYSTGAVIASAVLDSRFGLNRGFDFYYDHFDFNRLLETNLDSMERPADQVVDEALRWLVQNYQKRFLLWVHLYDPHHPYHPPAPYSETYKAHPYDGEIAFADAQLGRILAFLKSKAVYGRTLIVLLGDHGEGLGEHGEKTHGFFIYNSTLHVPLIFKLPAGRAHRQVTQAVSRNCGWDAIAAIQLAGHNRLGRLFFRLRRRGAS; translated from the coding sequence GTGAGAGCATATATAATTGGGCCACTTGCCGTGTTCCCCAGCATGCGTTTCCGCCAGTTCACGCTGATCTCTTGTCTGTGCTGTTTTGCCGCAACCGCCGCCTGGGCGGGCGCGGAGGCGAAGCCCAATGTCCTGATCGTTACCATTGATACCCTGCGCGCCGACCATGTCGGATGCTACGGCTATCAGCAGGTGCGGACGCCGAACATTGACAGCCTCGCCAGCGATGGCGTGCTCTTCCGCCAGGCCTACACCCCGGTTCCGATCACGCTTCCGTCGCACACCGTGATTTTCACCGGCACCTACCCGATGCTGAGCGGCATGCACGACTTCAGCGGCAACCGCCTGGGCGCGGAGCAGCCGACGCTCGCCTCCATCCTGCACCAGAATGGATACTCCACCGGCGCGGTGATTGCCTCCGCCGTGCTCGATTCGCGCTTCGGGCTGAATCGCGGCTTCGATTTTTACTACGATCATTTCGACTTCAATCGCCTGCTCGAAACCAATCTCGACAGCATGGAGCGTCCGGCAGACCAGGTGGTCGACGAAGCGTTGCGCTGGCTCGTGCAGAATTACCAGAAGCGTTTTCTGCTCTGGGTTCACCTCTACGATCCCCATCATCCTTACCATCCGCCTGCGCCCTACAGCGAGACCTACAAGGCGCATCCTTACGACGGTGAGATCGCCTTTGCCGACGCGCAACTGGGACGCATTCTCGCGTTTCTCAAAAGCAAGGCCGTGTACGGGCGCACCTTGATCGTACTGCTGGGCGATCACGGCGAAGGCCTGGGTGAACACGGCGAGAAGACTCACGGCTTCTTCATCTACAACTCCACCCTGCACGTGCCGCTCATCTTCAAGCTGCCCGCCGGGCGCGCTCATCGCCAGGTGACGCAAGCGGTAAGCCGGAATTGCGGCTGGGACGCAATCGCCGCAATCCAGCTTGCCGGACACAATCGGCTCGGGCGCTTGTTTTTTCGACTTCGACGGCGAGGGGCGTCCTGA
- a CDS encoding DMT family transporter, whose translation MPNLIFPTLSLSAAVTWGAGDFSGGMATKTANAFHVVVVAHATGLAFMVSLALLSGEPVPGWSALLWGAVAGLVGGIGLAAFYQSLAVGTMGLNAPLSAVITALVPLLFSFRTEGRPHAIQIAGIALAMVSIWLIATPHGMSTQSKGLPLAVLAGVGFGGFLLCMKLAGSRSIFWPLVSARTASCLLMLGIVLLAGRSWKAGRGALGWMLLAGILDSGANALYVAAAQRGRLDVAAVLSSLYPASTVVLARMVLKERLSRLQIVGLMAALVAVVLIAGK comes from the coding sequence GTGCCCAACCTCATTTTTCCCACTCTGAGCCTTTCCGCTGCCGTCACCTGGGGCGCCGGCGATTTCAGTGGTGGCATGGCCACCAAAACCGCCAACGCCTTTCACGTCGTGGTCGTCGCGCATGCCACCGGACTGGCGTTCATGGTCTCTCTGGCCCTGCTGTCGGGCGAACCGGTTCCCGGTTGGAGCGCGCTGCTCTGGGGAGCGGTCGCAGGTCTCGTCGGCGGCATCGGGCTGGCGGCGTTCTATCAATCGCTGGCGGTCGGCACCATGGGTCTCAATGCGCCGCTTTCGGCAGTGATCACCGCGCTCGTACCGCTGCTGTTCAGCTTCCGTACCGAAGGCCGGCCGCATGCCATCCAGATCGCCGGCATCGCGCTCGCCATGGTCAGCATCTGGCTGATCGCCACGCCCCATGGCATGTCCACGCAATCGAAAGGCCTGCCTCTGGCCGTGCTCGCCGGAGTTGGGTTCGGCGGCTTTCTTCTGTGCATGAAACTGGCCGGATCACGCTCCATCTTCTGGCCGCTGGTTTCGGCCCGCACGGCGTCATGTCTGCTCATGCTGGGAATCGTCCTGTTGGCCGGCCGCTCATGGAAGGCAGGGCGGGGCGCGCTGGGTTGGATGTTGCTGGCTGGAATTCTGGATTCCGGCGCCAATGCACTGTACGTCGCCGCCGCGCAACGGGGCCGCCTCGATGTGGCCGCCGTGCTGTCCTCTCTCTATCCGGCCAGTACGGTCGTGCTCGCGCGCATGGTGCTGAAGGAGCGTCTTTCGCGGCTGCAAATCGTTGGCCTGATGGCAGCGCTGGTCGCCGTGGTTCTGATTGCCGGCAAGTGA